Proteins from a genomic interval of Rattus norvegicus strain BN/NHsdMcwi chromosome 2, GRCr8, whole genome shotgun sequence:
- the Gbp2 gene encoding guanylate-binding protein 2, with protein MDMASEIHMLQPMCLIENTEAHLVINQEALRILSAINQPVVVVAIVGLYRTGKSYLMNKLAGKRTGFSLGSTVQSHTKGIWMWCVPHPKKAGQTLVLLDTEGLEDVEKGDNQNDCWIFALAVLLSSTFVYNSMGTINQQAMDQLHYVTELTDLIKSKSSPDQSGIDDSANFVGFFPTFVWALRDFSLELEVNGKLVTPDEYLEHSLTLKKGADKKTKSFNEPRLCIRKFFPKRKCFIFDRPALRKQLCKLETLGEEELCSEFVEQVAEFTSYIFSYSAVKTLSGGIIVNGPRLKSLVQTYVGAISSGSLPCMESAVLTLAQIENSAAVQKAITHYEEQMNQKIQMPTETLQELLDLHRLIEREAIEIFLKNSFKDVDQKFQTELGNLLISKRDAFIKKNSDVSSAHCSDLIEDIFGPLEEEVKQGTFSKPGGYFLFLQMRQELEKKYNQAPGKGLEAEAVLKKYFESKEDIVETLLKTDQSLTEAAKEIEVERIKAETAEAANRELAEKQEKFELMMQQKEESYQEHVRQLTEKMKEEQKKLIEEQDNIIALKLREQEKFLREGYENESKKLLREIENMKRRQSPGKCTIL; from the exons ATGGACATGGCCTCGGAGATCCACATGTTACAACCCATGTGCCTCATTGAGAACACTGAGGCTCACCTAGTGATCAACCAGGAGGCTCTGAGGATTTTGTCTGCCATCAACCagcctgtggtggtggtggcaatcGTGGGCCTCTACCGCACAGGCAAATCCTACCTGATGAACAAATTGGCTGGGAAGAGAACAG GCTTCTCCCTGGGCTCCACTGTGCAGTCTCACACCAAGGGCATCTGGATGTGGTGTGTGCCTCACCCCAAGAAGGCAGGGCAAACCCTAGTTCTGCTTGACACCGAGGGCCTTGAAGATGTTGAGAAG GGAGACAACCAGAACGACTGCTGGATCTTTGCCTTGGCAGTCCTCCTCAGCAGCACCTTCGTCTACAACAGCATGGGAACCATCAACCAGCAGGCCATGGACCAGCTGCA TTATGTGACAGAGCTGACTGATCTTATCAAGTCAAAGTCATCACCTGATCAGAGTGGGATAGACGACTCTGCTAACTTTGTGGGCTTCTTTCCAACCTTTGTGTGGGCTCTGAGAGATTTCTCCCTGGAGTTGGAAGTCAATGGAAAACTTGTCACTCCTGATGAGTACCTGGAGCATTCGCTGACCCTGAAGAAAG GAGCTGATAAGAAAACTAAAAGCTTTAATGAGCCTCGACTGTGCATCAGGAAATTCTTTCCGAAGAGGAAGTGTTTCATCTTTGACAGACCTGCTCTGAGGAAGCAACTCTGCAAACTGGAGACTCTGGGGGAGGAGGAGCTGTGTAGTGAGTTTGTAGAACAAGTTGCAGAATTCACCTCGTATATCTTCAGTTACTCTGCTGTCAAAACTCTGTCTGGTGGCATCATAGTCAATGGGCCAC GTCTAAAGAGCCTGGTGCAGACCTATGTTGGTGCCATCAGCAGTGGGTCTCTCCCCTGCATGGAGAGTGCAGTCCTGACTTTGGCCCAGATAGAGAACTCAGCTGCAGTACAAAAGGCCATCACCCACTATGAAGAACAGATGAATCAGAAAATCCAGATGCCCACAGAAACCCTCCAGGAGCTGCTAGACCTGCACAGGCTGATTGAGAGGGAGGCCATTGAGATCTTCCTaaagaattctttcaaggatGTAGACCAGAAGTTCCAGACAGAATTAGGG AACCTGCTGATATCAAAGCGAGATGCCTTTATTAAGAAGAACTCGGATGTATCATCAGCTCATTGTTCAGATCTGATAGAGGATATTtttggacctctggaagaagaagTAAAACAAGGGACATTTTCCAAACCAGGAGGTtacttcctcttccttcagatGAGACAAGAGCTAGAGAAGAAGTATAACCAGGCTCCTGGGAAGGGGCTCGAG GCAGAAGCGGTGCTGAAAAAGTACTTTGAGTCCAAGGAAGACATTGTTGAAACACTTCTAAAGACGGATCAGTCACTCACGGAGGCAGCAAAGGAGATTGAAG TGGAACGGATTAAGGCTGAAACTGCTGAAGCTGCAAACAGAGAGTTAGCAGAGAAGCAGGAGAAGTTTGAGCTGATGATGCAGCAGAAGGAAGAGAGTTACCAGGAGCACGTGAGACAGCTGACTGAGAAGATGAAGGAGGAACAGAAAAAGTTAATAGAAGAACAGGACAACATCATAGCTCTTAAACTTCGG GAACAGGAAAAATTTCTCAGGGAAGGATACGAGAACGAGAGCAAGAAACTTCTTCGAGAGATTGAGAACATGAAGAGACGACAATCACCTGGGAAATGCACCATACTCTAA